The region ttctggcttggagaattctatggactgtgtagaccatggggttacaaagagtcagacactactgagcaactttcacttttcagaggtataggtgttaactcttctctgaatgttttgtagaattcacctgtgaagatatctggtcctggacttctgtttgttgggagttttaaaattactgattcagtttcattactggtaattggtctgttgatattttctacttcttcttggttcagtcttcAGAGattatacctttctaagaatttgtccagttTCCTtgaggttgtccattttattggcatatcatTACCCAtagcagtctcttatgatcttacCCCCCaaattttccttacttaaaataaaaaaaaaaagtatttatttggctgcattcgGTCTTCAACTGTGGTGcatgtggcatgagggatctaccagggatgggacctgagtcccttgcattgcaaggcagagtcataatcactggaccactagggaagtccctcctgcaatgtcttgtatttctgtggtgtcagttgtaacttctcctttttcatttctgattttattgatttggactctctttttttttttctctgtgagtTTGGTTAAAGGTTtatgaattttgttcttttcaaagaaccagcttttagtttcattgatcttttctttcttttagtttttatttcatttatttctgctctgatctgtaatttctttccttctactatctTAGGATTTTcgttgttctttctctagttgctttgggAATAGGGCAgccttgtcttaaaaaaaaaatcactgagctCAAGGAAGAGACCCATGATTACTACCGAACCTACCGGGGACAGTTTACTGAAGTCTCTTCCCAGGATTTTGTGCTTTGGGATCACTTCATGATTTTACGCCATAAATCATATAATTCATGTCTTTGGTCCTTGGCTGACAGCCGTTCTTCCCTCCCCTGCTGACTGCCACCTAACCACCACTCCCCCAACAGAATATTGTTGCATGAATGTCcctgtggatgaatggatggagaaaaggagaagaatgggATGGAACGAATGAACTTAGAAGCTGCAAAGATGCCTGGAAATGCAGAAATTCTCATGAATTGCAAATTTATTGACTGAGAAGGTACTGGGATTGGGAGGTAGTTGTATAGAAACCAGGGGGGAAAACTGCAGAACAAGACGCAGCTCCAGAGCTCACTGGCTTCTTCTGGTGGATTCAGGTGTGAAGGGCGGAGAAACCTCAGGGCAATATCATGAGAGTGGTAAGCCCATCCAGCCCACGGAGAACACCTCCTGCTTCTTCGTCTCCGTGGTGTCCAGGGGGGCCTTACTTGCCTGGCCAGGTAGGCGCCTGCTTCTGCTGGGTCTGGTGGCAGACTGGGACGCCCTTGCCACCCCCAGAACCACCCCCggaggagccgccgccgccgcagccggAACCGCTGCCGCCCCCACCGCTAGAGAagcagccgccgccgcccccgcccccggagGAGCCTCCCACGCAGCCGGATCCACTGCCGCCTCCACCGCTGGAAACGCAGCCGCCGCCCCCGGAGGAAACACCGCCGCAGCCGGCGCCGGATGAGCCCCCTCCGTAGCTCTGCTGGGGCAAGCACGGGGTCTGGGAGGTCTGGGAGGACGAGAAGTATCCGGAGCCGCCCCCGGAGGAGACGCCGCCGCAGCCGGAGCCGCCCCCGGAGGAGATGCCGCCGCAGCCGCTCCCGGAGGAGATGCCGCCGCAGCCGGAGCCGCCCCCGGAGATGATGCCGCCGCAGCCGGAGTCGCCCCCACTAGAGACGCCCCCGTAGCTCTGGCACTGGACCTGCTGGCCggaggagccgccgccgccgctggagTAGCAGCCGCCCCCGGAGGAGCCGCCGCCGCTGGAGTAGCAGCCGCCCccggagccgccgccgccgccgccgctggagTAGCAGACGGTACTGGAGGAGCCGCCGCCGGAGGAGTAGCCTCCGCAGCCGGAGCTGCCGCCGCCCCCGGAATACTTGATACTTCCAccagagccgccgccgccgccgccgccgccagagTAGCCGCCGCCGCAGCCGGAGCTGCCGCCGCCTCCAGAATACTTGACACTTCCACCCGAGCCGCCGCCGCCACCCCCGGAGCCGCCGCAGCTACCGgagccaccgccgccgccgctgtaGAAGAcgccgccgcagccgccgccgccgccgccgccgccgcccccgctgGAGGTTTTCCCACAGCCCACTGGGGGCTGAGGGGTGGGCTGCTTTTTCTGGTGAGACATCTTGTCTAAGGAGGCACTGAACCCTGGAAGGAGAGCAGAGAGCATCAGTGGACCAGCTGCAAGAGGATGCGGCGGCAGAGGCAGCTGCATCCATGGAAACGTCCATCATCCTCTGAGCAGCACTGCCTCGGCCAGGCTTGATGCTCTTTCTGATCGAATTGGAAAGAGCACTCAGCTGGGACTCCTGGATTAGTGCTTTTAGAAAAGGGTTGTGTTTCCCCTGCGAAAGTCTTTACCAAGTTTTAAATAGCCCACTTAGTGgtacccatttttctttctttcccagcttTGCTTCAGGCGTCTgctgtttgatctctgggcaAATGACCCacacattttctgtttcctcatttcctGTAAAATGAGATGGGTCGAGTATTTCACTTCTTAGTTCTCCGATCCCAACACTGAATGCAAATGGAAAATTACCACAAACCTCCACCTAGGGTAGGGGATTTTATCCACTCCTGGCACAACAGAGGGTGGTTTGTTCCAGTGCCAGAGGGCTGTTGCACACCATTCTTTGCAAAAAAGAATTAGTTTAAACTCTTGGTCTTTTCCACTGACCTCAGTCATGATCACCTACCAGTTACCAGAAAAGGTAGGTTCCCCCCATTGTCCTGTCTGGAAACAGGAGAAAGGATGCCAATGATCCTTTGGATCAGCATCTCTGACTAGGAGATATCAAGCAAAACTTGGTAAGGAGGCAAGCTGGGTTGAGGGGACCAAACTAGCAGGAATTGTGTCCAGCATCTCAcaagtcatttccttctcagaacATCTTGTGTAAAACAGGCAATGGATTCTTATGACTGCTAAAATCTCCCCATCTGCAGCATCCTCTGAATCATTCTTCCTGTTCTCTGAAAGTACACTCAACCTCTCCTCCTTACAAGTTCACAAagtccatccagtccatccacAGGCTGTCTGGGACAGTCTCTGCAGAATGCTCTTCTGTGGCAGAGACAGGGCATGTCTCTTACAGGGGTGCCAGAGAGACAGGAGATAGTCTTGTCTTTGTGGCATTTACATTTTGGCCAGATCAGAAATACCATCTGTCCAGCAGTAGCTCAGCTCTGTGTCCTGCCTGAAGCCCCTCTGAATATGGATGCAGTTGGAAGAGCAGAGGTCCCGTAGgtcccaaaggggaaagaggccTTGCCCACCTGTCCCCTGGTCCACATAGCCCACGCAAGCCTGGGCAAGACCAACTTGGAAGAGGAGAGCCAGTAGAACACACACTTACCCAAGGCACCAGGAAGGATGAGTGAGGAGAGGAGATGCTGGCTGTGTGAGGAGCACTGGAGCTTCTGAGGTTTTATACTTTCTGATGAGTTCTGACTCATCAGCTATCGA is a window of Muntiacus reevesi chromosome 1, mMunRee1.1, whole genome shotgun sequence DNA encoding:
- the LORICRIN gene encoding loricrin produces the protein MSHQKKQPTPQPPVGCGKTSSGGGGGGGGGGCGGVFYSGGGGGSGSCGGSGGGGGGSGGSVKYSGGGGSSGCGGGYSGGGGGGGGSGGSIKYSGGGGSSGCGGYSSGGGSSSTVCYSSGGGGGGSGGGCYSSGGGSSGGGCYSSGGGGSSGQQVQCQSYGGVSSGGDSGCGGIISGGGSGCGGISSGSGCGGISSGGGSGCGGVSSGGGSGYFSSSQTSQTPCLPQQSYGGGSSGAGCGGVSSGGGGCVSSGGGGSGSGCVGGSSGGGGGGGCFSSGGGGSGSGCGGGGSSGGGSGGGKGVPVCHQTQQKQAPTWPGK